In the Malania oleifera isolate guangnan ecotype guangnan chromosome 1, ASM2987363v1, whole genome shotgun sequence genome, one interval contains:
- the LOC131149847 gene encoding receptor-like protein 33, protein MWNNSSLFLNLSHTHVNEELPWEKLWYLDIQNNMIQGSLPIPPSSMEVFLISNNQLTGEIPSLICNANLLVVLKLFNNSLGGMIPSCVGNFSHSLSVLDLHMNQFNGTIPDTFANGSTLRNIGLNNNQLEGKVPRSLVNCMELEVLDLGNNKIVDTFPYWLGSLPKLYVLILRSNRLHGPIGSSSKTEFSSSELRVVDLSSNNFTSCLPLNFFKGWKGMMNVDESKYKLQYMSTSSYYKDSMMVTMKGSDFCMEKIQTIFTAIDMSKNSFSGKIPKSIGKLKSLRGLNFSHNSLTGDIPTSLGNLTTLEWLDLS, encoded by the coding sequence ATGTGGAATAATTCCTCGTTGTTTTTAAATCTTTCTCATACACATGTGAATGAAGAGCTTCCTTGGGAGAAGCTATGGTATCTTGATATTCAGAACAACATGATTCAAGGATCACTCCCAATTCCACCATCCTCCATGGAAgtctttttaatttcaaataatcAACTGACAGGAGAGATCCCTTCTTTGATCTGTAATGCGAATTTACTTGTAGTCCTCAAATTATTCAACAACAGCTTGGGTGGCATGATTCCATCATGTGTGGGAAACTTTAGTCATTCTCTTTCAGTTTTAGATCTTCATATGAATCAATTTAATGGTACCATTCCCGACACTTTTGCAAATGGCAGCACCTTAAGAAATATTGGCCTAAATAACAATCAACTAGAAGGAAAAGTGCCACGATCTTTGGTCAATTGTATGGAGTTGGAAGTTCTAGACCTTGGAAACAACAAAATAGTTGACACGTTCCCCTATTGGTTGGGAAGCCTCCCAAAGTTGTATGTCCTCATCTTGCGATCCAATAGACTTCATGGCCCCATAGGGAGCAGTTCCAAGACTGAATTTTCCTCATCTGAGTTACGAGTTGTTGACTTGTCCTCAAATAATTTTACTAGTTGTTTGCCATTGAATTTTTTTAAAGGCTGGAAAGGCATGATGAATGTGGATGAATCTAAATACAAATTGCAGTATATGAGTACATCTAGTTATTATAAGGATTCCATGATGGTAACAATGAAAGGTTCTGATTTTTGCATGGAGAAAATTCAGACAATCTTCACAGCTATTGATATGTCAAAGAATAGTTTCAGTGGGAAGATTCCAAAGTCAATTGGAAAGCTTAAATCACTTCGAGGACTCAACTTTTCACACAATAGCCTTACGGGTGATATTCCAACGTCACTGGGAAATTTGACAACACTTGAATGGTTGGATTTATCTTAA